In a genomic window of Diorhabda carinulata isolate Delta chromosome 8, icDioCari1.1, whole genome shotgun sequence:
- the LOC130897086 gene encoding probable serine/threonine-protein kinase DDB_G0286465, with protein MSTTSRNFSHGPSRRVNINNNYNNNNANNTRYFQSRNERPNFTSEELYNNNYKDNKEEEEVIDFQHLFEPDENNDQTVNFRKEHREKESKIKKINFTPNNPLTYFENFIKTIEPESSEQIIEINFTSNNSSPKIKKFIKMKESELNYCKEINEQIELDLSKLFDEEEKDKLNVTEKNSEENIIMVGEMNNDTKRELELFDKVELNVELKYTVLDELKMNENDNESEVKGNVRIK; from the coding sequence ATGTCTACGACATCGAGAAATTTTTCCCATGGACCTAGTAGACGTGTAAacattaataacaattataataataataatgcaaatAATACTAGATATTTCCAATCAAGAAATGAACGACCAAATTTTACATCGGAAgaattatacaataataattataaagataataaagaagaagaagaagtaattGATTTCCAACATTTGTTTGAGcctgatgaaaataatgatcaaaccgtaaattttcgaaaagagcATCgggaaaaagaatcaaaaataaaaaaaataaattttactcctAATAATCctttaacatattttgaaaatttcataaaaactatcGAACCAGAATCCAGTgaacaaataatagaaataaattttacatctaataattcatcaccaaaaattaaaaaattcataaaaatgaaagaatcggaattaaattattgtaaagaaataaatgaacaaatagAACTAGATCttagtaaattatttgatgaagaagaaaaagataaattaaatgtaacagaaaagaattcagaagaaaatattataatggtaggagaaatgaataatgatacaaaaagagaattagaattatttgataaagtggaattaaacgtagaattaaaatatacagtattagatgaattaaaaatgaatgaaaatgataatgaaagtgAAGTAAAAGGAAATGTaagaattaaatag